The Pseudodesulfovibrio cashew genomic sequence GCTACAGCGACTTTGTCGCCAATTTCTCCACCGCCCGCCTTGCCCCCGAGTCCTTCGGCCTCTCCCTCATCCGCATCCTGGATCAGCCCGCCGAGTCCGAGGAGAACTACCAGGAGGCCATGGACCAGATGGTGTCCCATGTGGGCAAGATCGCCCGGGGAGCCTTCTCCGGCGGGACCATGGGCGGAAGGCACGGCCTCAACGGCATGATCTTCTTCCAGGAGGACGTGGACGGCAAGACGCTGCGAGAGCAGACCCTGGAGATCGTACGCCTGGCAGACGAAAACTACGGCATCACCGTTTCCATCGGCTCGGCAGGCTACCCCTTCCTCAACTTCGACCGCTCCGCCATCCTGGAGAACTGCCGCAAGGCCCTGGAGCACGCCCTGCTCCTGCCCGAGCCGCGCGTGGCGGTCTTCGACTCCATTTCCCTCAACCTGTCCGCGGACCGCAGGTTCATGGACGGCGACATCTACGGGGCCATCGAGGAATTCAAGCTGGCCCTGCTCGACGACGAGAACAACCTGCTGGCGCGCAACTCGCTGGGCATCTGCCACGCCCAGCTCGGCCGGTTCGAGGAGGCCCGCAAACAGTTCGAGGAGGTCATCGCCATCGACGGCAACGACATCCTCGCCCTGTACAACCTGGGCTGGGCCAACCACCGCCTGGGCGACCTCAAACGCGCTCGGCAGGCGTACAGGGAGTGCCTGAAAGCCGACCCGGACCACGTGTTCTCGCTCATGCGCCTGGGTACCATCGAGGAAAACGCCGGCGCTCTGGACAAGGCCGCCGGCCTCTACAAGAAGGCGGCGGACCTGCCCGGCGGCGAGCGCATGGTCCTGCGCCCCCTGGCGCGCATCGCCTACAAGCGGGGCGACATCGAGGGGACGCGCGAATATCTCCACCTGGCCCTCAACGCGGACCACAACGACCACCAGGCCATGCACCTGCTGGCACGGCTCTATCTCGACCAGGGAGAGGACCCGCAGATCGCCGAGGTGCTCGCCCGCCAATCCTCGGCCCTGTACCCCGCCAAGGACGCCTACTGGGACGTGCTGGTAGAGGCCCTGGAGGCCCAGGGCAAGTCCGAGGAAGCGGCCAAGGTCGCTGCCCGCGCCGCCGGCTAGGACCGGAAAATCAAATTACGGTTAAAAAAGGCCGCCGGGATTACCCGGCGGCCTTTCACTGTTCCGAGGAAGAGCAGGCTAGCGGTTCCGAGAGGAAGGAAGGGATCGCGGCTGGGATGAGCACTGTCCGGCCTGGCCCATGCCGGGCAGCCGGAAATAGCCGATCACGTCCCGAAGCTGCTGGGACTGGGCCGCCAGTTCCTGGGCGGTGGAGGAAAGTTCTTCGGAGGCTCCGGCGTTCTGCTGGACAACGGCGTCCATCTGGCTCACGGCGCGGGAGACCAATTCGGTGCCCTCACGCTGTTCCTCGCTGGAAGCGGCCACTTCCTGGAGGCGCTCCGCAGTGGACACGATGTCCGGCACCATCTGCTTGAGGATCTCCCCTGCCTTGGCCGCCACGGCCTGGCTGGAGGCGGAGACCTCGCCGATCTCGGCAGCGGCCTCACCCGATTTCTCAGCCAGCTTGCGCACCTCGGCGGCGACCACGGCAAAGCCCTTGCCATGCTCACCGGCTCGCGCGGCCTCGATGGCCGCGTTCAGGGCCAGCAGGTTTGTCTGGCGGGCGATCTCCTCGATGATGGTGATCTCTTCGGCAATGCGATTCATGGCCTCCACGGTCTGCGCCACGGACCTGCCGCCCTCTTCGGCCTCGTTAGCCGCAGAATTGGCCGTGGCCGCCGTGGACTTTGCGGTCTCCGCCGTCCGGGCGATGGTGGACGTCATCTGTTGCATGGAGGCCATGGCTTCCTCGACGCCAGCGGCCTGCTCAGAGGCTCCCTGGCTCATTTCCTGGGAAGAGTTGGAAAGGACCTCGCTGCCTTCGGCCACGCTGCACGCGCTCAATTGAATCTGCCCGACCACCTCGCGCAGCTTGTCGCCCATGGTGTTGAGCACGCTGCCCAACTCCTCGAATTCATCGTTCACGGCGTGTTTGTAAATCTTGCAATCGCGGCAATCCAACCCCTGAATGGCCTTGGGGCAATGCGGGTCGGCGTTGAAAGACCCGGCCTCAACCCAACAATAGGCCTCCTTGCCGTAGGACCGGCACTGAGGCTGCCCGCAGCCGACCTTGTCCCCGCAGTTCACGGCCTTGCCCATGGGGATGTACTCCACGTCGAGGTTGCCGAGATTGAGCTGCTTGAGCACGTCGGCCACCCGCATGACCGCACCGCTGACATACATACCGAGCCCCTGCCCCGCGCCCAATGCGATAAGCAGCGACAGGCCGCCCAGACCCCAGGCCCAAAGCCGGATCGATCCAGCCAGCTCCTGGGCCTGGACCGAATCGCCGCCGGTTTTCCAATAGATGAGACCAATAAAACAGGCGGCCGTGACCACGGCCACGGAACCACTGAGCGTAAGCACCTTGTATCCGACTTTCATAACAGCATTCCCCCAATGCACACAGGGCCGTCCATGTTGCGGCAGTTTCTTAAAACCGCACTCTCTCCCATGGGACAGCCCAATTCAGACCAGACAAGTATGGTAAGACATAGCGCAAATTTCTCATCCTTTGCCATTATAAAAATCCGAAGACGACACCGACGTCAAAGGGGCAAAAGCGCGATGTGTCACTCTTGATTGACCGGGCAGAAATTCCTGCTAAACTAGAATGGAAATCAAAAAGAGGGAGTTATCCGATATCATGAGCCAACCCGCTGAACGTCCCCTGCCGATCCGTTGCCTGCTGCAATCCTTCAACGACTTTTTCAAGATGGAAGCGGCGGGAGGCATCGCCCTGATGGTCTGCACCGTGGCCGCGCTCGTCTGGGCCAACTCGCCCTGGGCGGAGTCCTATCACGCCTTGTGGCAGGCCAAGATCACCGTGGGGGTGGGAGACTGGATGCTCTCCAAGGCGGCCATTCTGTGGATCAACGACGGCCTGATGGCCATCTTCTTTTTCCTGGTGGGCCTGGAGATCAAGCGGGAGCTGATGGTGGGCGGGCTGTCCACGCCGAGCCAGACCGTCATGCCCGTGGCCGCGGCCCTTGGCGGCATGGTCGTACCGGCGCTCCTTTTCTTCTCCCTCAATGCGGGCACCGAATCCATCGGAGGCTGGGGCATCCCCATGGCCACGGACATCGCCTTCGCCCTGGGCATCATGTCGCTGCTCGGCAACCGGGTCCCGGTGGGGCTGAAGATATTCCTGACCGCCGTGGCCATCGTCGACGACATCGGCGCGATCCTGGTCATCGCCCTGTTCTACACCACCTCGCTGGACGTCGCGGCCCTGGGACTGGGCGTGGCCGTGCTCGGGCTCATGGCGGTATTGAACCTGCGCTGGAAGATCCGGCACTCCATCCCCTATCTTGTGCTCGGGGTCATCGTCTGGTTCGCGTTCCTCAAGTCAGGCATCCACGCGACCATCGCAGGCGTGCTGGCGGCAATGACCATCCCTGCGGGCACGCGCATGAACTGTGTCTCCTTCGTGGAAGAACTGCGGGGAGCGGCCGAGACCTTCGAGCTGGCCATCACGCCGGGGAAAACCGTGCTGACCAACAAAGAGCAGCAGGTTGCCCTGCACTCCATCGAGCACGCCTACAACGACGCCACCACGCCGTTGCAAAATATTGAGCATGCCCTGCATCCCTGGGTGGCGTTCTGCATCATGCCTGTCTTCGCCCTGGCCAACGCGGGCGTGGCACTGAAGGCTGACGTCTTCCGGGATCTGCTCACTCCGGTTTCCATGGGCATCTTCGTGGGATTGGTGGTGGGCAAGCAGATCGGCGTCACAGGCGCGTGCTGGATCATCAGCAAGCTGGGCCTGGCGAAGTTCCCGGACCGGACCACCCTGGTTCACCTGTGGGGCGCGAGCTGCCTGGCGGGCGTGGGCTTCACCATGTCCATCTTCATCGCCAACCTCGCCTTTGACGAAGGCTCACGACTGGTGGAGCTTTCCAAGATAGCCATCCTCTTTGCCTCACTGGTTGCGGGCGGACTGGGCTACTTCGTGCTCAAGTACCTCGCTCCGGACGCATCGGAACGGCCCGAACCCGGTTCGAATGAGTGACAAAAGAAGAACGGCAGGGCCGGGAACGGCGGTGACAACCGGGAATGGGAGTCCCTACAGGACTAGAATTCCATGAGCCCGAGGGGGTCCAGCTCGCTGATCTCACGGCGGTGGAAGGTGACGAGGTCGTAGAAGAGCTCCTTGCGAACATCCGTGAGGAGCCACTTGCCCCCGGTGCCGAAGGAATTCCAGAGTTCGGTTTCAATGCCCTGGCGGACCTTGAAGGCCAGCACGTCAACTTCGGGCTCGGAACCTTCGAGGTGAGTCTGGATGAGCGGCACCAGGCCGCAGGTCACATGTTGGACGTCGATGACTTCCGGAGTATCAGTGTGTTCGGTCACGGCTATTTTCCTATGCAGAATCCGTCGAAAATGGTGTTCAGAATCTCGTTTGACGTAATCTCGCCCGTAATGTTCGCCAGACTGTCGCAGGCCGTCTCGAGCCTGACGCTCAGCAGGTCGTAGGGAATGTCCGCCATGGCGTCTTCTTCCAGCAGGAGCAGCTCCTCGCCCGCTTCGGCCAGTACCTTGGCTTGGCGTGCGTTGGGCGCGATTTCGTCTGGGTCCGGCTGCCCTGCCCCGCCCAACACCCGGTCGCGAATACGCTCGCAGAGCCTGTCCACGCCGTTGCCGGTCTTGGCCGAGACCGTCACCGCCTCCATCCCCATGTCGGCCAGGGGAGCCCCGTGCGCCTCGGCAAAACCGGGCAGGTCGGCCTTATTCAGCACGACCAGGGTTCGGGCCGGGTCCAGCCCTGCGGCGGTGGTCAAAACATCTTCGGAGAAGGGCTCGGAGGCGTCGGCCAGGAGCAGCACCAGGTCAGCCCGGTCCATGAGCTCACGCCCCATCTCCAGACCCGCTGCCTCCACTGCGTCCTCGGTCTGACGGATGCCCGCCGTGTCGGCGAGCCGGATGTTCAACCCACCGAGGTTGATAGACTCCTCCAGGTAATCCCGCGTGGTACCGGGCTGATCGGTAACGATGGCCCGGTTGCGTCCGAGCAGGGCGTTCATCAGGCTCGACTTGCCCGCGTTGACCCTGCCCGCCAGTACCACCAGGGCGCCCTCGCGCCACGCCCGGGTCCGGTCCACGGCGGCCAGCAGCCCTTCGATCTCCCCACGCACGGAGGAGCAGACCGCCACCATTTCCTCGGGCGGCAGACACTCGAGCTCGTCCTCCGGGAAATCCACGGCCACCACCAGTTGGGCGCGCAGCCCCTCCAGCCGCTGCCGAAGCCGCTGGATAGTCTCGCCGAGCACGCCGGAAAGCTTGACCTGGGCAAGGTGCATGGCCGCCTTGGTAGGCGCGTGGATCATCTCGGCCACAGCCTCTGCCTGGGAGAGGTCGATGCGCCCGTGCATGAACGCTCGGTAGGTGAACTCGCCGCGCTCGGCTAGCCGCGCACCCCGGTCCAGGATCTCCTCCAGCACGGCGGCGAGCACAGCCCTTCCGCCGTGGCAGTTGATCTCCACCACATCCTCGCCGGTGTAGGAATTGGGGCCGGGCATGAAGGCGGCGAGCACGTCGTCCAACTCCCGCCCCTGCGCGTCGAGCACATGGCCGTAGTGCAGGCGATACGGCTTGAAATCAGCAAA encodes the following:
- a CDS encoding methyl-accepting chemotaxis protein, which translates into the protein MKVGYKVLTLSGSVAVVTAACFIGLIYWKTGGDSVQAQELAGSIRLWAWGLGGLSLLIALGAGQGLGMYVSGAVMRVADVLKQLNLGNLDVEYIPMGKAVNCGDKVGCGQPQCRSYGKEAYCWVEAGSFNADPHCPKAIQGLDCRDCKIYKHAVNDEFEELGSVLNTMGDKLREVVGQIQLSACSVAEGSEVLSNSSQEMSQGASEQAAGVEEAMASMQQMTSTIARTAETAKSTAATANSAANEAEEGGRSVAQTVEAMNRIAEEITIIEEIARQTNLLALNAAIEAARAGEHGKGFAVVAAEVRKLAEKSGEAAAEIGEVSASSQAVAAKAGEILKQMVPDIVSTAERLQEVAASSEEQREGTELVSRAVSQMDAVVQQNAGASEELSSTAQELAAQSQQLRDVIGYFRLPGMGQAGQCSSQPRSLPSSRNR
- the nhaA gene encoding Na+/H+ antiporter NhaA, with translation MSQPAERPLPIRCLLQSFNDFFKMEAAGGIALMVCTVAALVWANSPWAESYHALWQAKITVGVGDWMLSKAAILWINDGLMAIFFFLVGLEIKRELMVGGLSTPSQTVMPVAAALGGMVVPALLFFSLNAGTESIGGWGIPMATDIAFALGIMSLLGNRVPVGLKIFLTAVAIVDDIGAILVIALFYTTSLDVAALGLGVAVLGLMAVLNLRWKIRHSIPYLVLGVIVWFAFLKSGIHATIAGVLAAMTIPAGTRMNCVSFVEELRGAAETFELAITPGKTVLTNKEQQVALHSIEHAYNDATTPLQNIEHALHPWVAFCIMPVFALANAGVALKADVFRDLLTPVSMGIFVGLVVGKQIGVTGACWIISKLGLAKFPDRTTLVHLWGASCLAGVGFTMSIFIANLAFDEGSRLVELSKIAILFASLVAGGLGYFVLKYLAPDASERPEPGSNE
- the mnmE gene encoding tRNA uridine-5-carboxymethylaminomethyl(34) synthesis GTPase MnmE, with translation MPDPKLAKDTIAAIATPPGDGGVGIVRISGPNSRIIASAVFRPAASTFADFKPYRLHYGHVLDAQGRELDDVLAAFMPGPNSYTGEDVVEINCHGGRAVLAAVLEEILDRGARLAERGEFTYRAFMHGRIDLSQAEAVAEMIHAPTKAAMHLAQVKLSGVLGETIQRLRQRLEGLRAQLVVAVDFPEDELECLPPEEMVAVCSSVRGEIEGLLAAVDRTRAWREGALVVLAGRVNAGKSSLMNALLGRNRAIVTDQPGTTRDYLEESINLGGLNIRLADTAGIRQTEDAVEAAGLEMGRELMDRADLVLLLADASEPFSEDVLTTAAGLDPARTLVVLNKADLPGFAEAHGAPLADMGMEAVTVSAKTGNGVDRLCERIRDRVLGGAGQPDPDEIAPNARQAKVLAEAGEELLLLEEDAMADIPYDLLSVRLETACDSLANITGEITSNEILNTIFDGFCIGK